Proteins from a genomic interval of Paenibacillus lentus:
- a CDS encoding dihydroorotate dehydrogenase produces the protein MSDMTCSIAGVHFKNPIVMASGTFGFGREYGSLYDINRLGGICGKGLTLNPKEGNSGFRVYETPSGMLNSVGLENPGVTAFLREECEYWAGLNLARIANLGGNTLEDYVEGARLIEEDALLRKTSGKQAVDMIELNISCPNVKAGGLAYGIKTEIAREVVRKIRQATTLPLMIKLSPNAEDIVQMALMCQEEGADAVSLVNTFSAMKIDIHKRRSVFDNLYAGLSGPAIKPIALRMVHQVSKAVTIPVVGMGGIQSAEDILEYIMAGAAVVQVGTHNFVNLRAGADLIDELQILMEREKIESLDEIRGIV, from the coding sequence ATGAGCGATATGACGTGCAGCATCGCAGGGGTTCATTTTAAAAATCCCATCGTCATGGCCTCAGGTACATTTGGCTTCGGTCGGGAATACGGTTCCTTATATGATATTAATCGGTTGGGCGGCATTTGCGGGAAGGGATTAACCCTGAATCCGAAGGAAGGAAATAGCGGGTTTCGAGTTTATGAGACCCCATCCGGTATGCTGAATAGCGTTGGATTGGAAAACCCGGGCGTTACAGCCTTTTTACGCGAGGAATGTGAGTATTGGGCTGGTCTAAACCTAGCTAGAATTGCCAATTTGGGCGGCAATACATTAGAGGATTATGTGGAAGGTGCTCGATTGATTGAAGAGGATGCCCTTCTGCGTAAAACGAGCGGTAAGCAAGCGGTGGATATGATTGAACTCAACATCTCTTGTCCCAATGTCAAAGCCGGCGGATTGGCCTATGGCATAAAGACAGAGATTGCCCGCGAAGTCGTCAGGAAGATTCGCCAAGCAACGACATTACCTTTAATGATCAAGCTCTCGCCCAATGCCGAGGATATTGTCCAAATGGCGCTTATGTGTCAGGAAGAAGGGGCGGATGCGGTATCGCTGGTCAATACCTTCTCCGCCATGAAGATTGACATTCACAAGCGTCGTAGCGTATTTGATAATTTGTATGCAGGACTGTCAGGACCGGCGATTAAGCCGATTGCACTGCGAATGGTTCATCAGGTGAGTAAAGCTGTGACTATTCCCGTGGTGGGAATGGGGGGGATCCAAAGCGCAGAGGATATCCTGGAATACATTATGGCAGGGGCTGCCGTCGTTCAGGTCGGAACACATAATTTCGTCAATCTGCGGGCGGGAGCTGACCTTATCGATGAGCTGCAAATCCTCATGGAGCGGGAGAAAATCGAATCCTTAGATGAGATAAGAGGGATTGTTTAG
- the glp gene encoding gephyrin-like molybdotransferase Glp has protein sequence MTKNLNSDKFRRNIVSVPVAQAKILAYAQQGEMELVPISEANNRVLASDITAPHPFPHFRRSGMDGYALHSLDTRGCNNEQPVQLEVIDDIPCGSLPSAKVERGMASRIMTGAKVPDEADAVVMLEMTETLEHEGKKYIRIKREIESGKNITPVGFELADGDRILEKGRRIGTGEISVLATFGYHLVPVVEKPRVAIFSTGSELLQIDEPLQDGRIRNSNTYMLVNQIREAGGEPYMLEAIEDDLDKARQRVEAAFTEYDIVITTGGVSVGDYDIMAELVREPSTELLFNKVSMRPGSVTTAAVKEGKLLFALSGNPGACFVGFELFVRPFIGAILGVSKPFLPEFQAVLGNTYHKINNFTRFVRGSLTFEGGRLVAYPAPLDESSVMVTIKDSDVLIVIPPTNEGVAAGKLVDVLMLPGGRFT, from the coding sequence ATGACAAAGAATTTGAACTCTGATAAATTTCGGCGCAATATCGTTTCAGTTCCCGTAGCTCAGGCTAAGATCCTAGCTTATGCCCAACAAGGCGAGATGGAATTGGTTCCGATTTCGGAGGCCAATAATCGAGTTCTCGCAAGCGATATTACGGCTCCGCATCCGTTTCCTCATTTTCGCCGTTCTGGCATGGATGGTTATGCTCTACATAGCCTCGATACGAGGGGCTGCAATAACGAGCAGCCTGTTCAATTGGAAGTTATTGATGATATTCCATGCGGCTCACTCCCTTCGGCAAAGGTGGAACGAGGCATGGCGTCCCGGATCATGACCGGGGCAAAGGTGCCGGATGAGGCGGATGCGGTCGTCATGCTGGAAATGACTGAGACTCTTGAGCATGAAGGCAAAAAGTATATTCGCATTAAACGGGAAATAGAATCAGGTAAAAATATTACACCTGTCGGATTTGAGCTTGCCGATGGAGATCGGATTCTAGAGAAAGGACGACGCATTGGCACGGGTGAAATATCGGTATTGGCCACATTTGGCTACCATTTGGTTCCGGTTGTAGAAAAACCTCGAGTAGCCATATTCTCAACCGGCTCGGAGCTATTACAGATCGATGAACCTTTGCAGGATGGCCGAATTCGCAATAGCAACACGTATATGTTAGTCAATCAGATTCGGGAGGCCGGCGGTGAGCCTTACATGCTGGAAGCGATCGAAGATGATTTAGACAAGGCGAGACAAAGGGTGGAAGCAGCCTTTACCGAGTATGACATCGTTATTACAACTGGGGGCGTATCTGTCGGCGACTATGACATTATGGCGGAGCTCGTCCGTGAACCATCGACGGAATTGCTATTCAATAAAGTATCGATGCGCCCGGGTAGCGTAACAACCGCTGCAGTGAAAGAGGGGAAACTGCTGTTTGCCCTCTCAGGTAATCCGGGGGCCTGCTTCGTTGGCTTCGAGCTCTTTGTCCGTCCATTTATCGGTGCAATATTGGGAGTCTCCAAACCTTTCTTGCCAGAATTTCAAGCGGTATTGGGCAATACCTATCATAAGATCAATAATTTTACCCGATTTGTCAGAGGGAGTTTGACATTTGAGGGCGGAAGGCTTGTAGCTTATCCTGCTCCTTTGGATGAATCAAGCGTCATGGTTACCATCAAAGACAGCGATGTTCTAATTGTTATACCTCCTACCAATGAAGGAGTAGCAGCCGGGAAACTGGTCGATGTGCTTATGCTGCCCGGAGGCAGGTTCACTTAG
- the mobB gene encoding molybdopterin-guanine dinucleotide biosynthesis protein B, which produces MAVMQIVGYKNSGKTTLICKLLEIFSAMNLRVAVIKHDVHGFEVDREHTDTFRHRQSGAIATAITSPWRTAIIEEQETRLADLIQHFDHYDMTIIEGFKKESYPKIVMIRNKEDLALLQDLTEIRAVVVRQEAEECLNHEGMVAALADSSLPCYKADEAEEIAKLIVLSILSQEN; this is translated from the coding sequence ATGGCGGTTATGCAAATCGTAGGCTATAAAAATAGCGGAAAAACGACGCTGATCTGCAAATTGCTGGAAATTTTTTCTGCTATGAATTTAAGAGTAGCTGTCATAAAGCATGACGTGCATGGGTTTGAGGTGGACCGGGAGCATACGGATACATTCCGCCACCGTCAGTCGGGTGCTATCGCTACAGCGATTACTTCTCCTTGGCGAACGGCGATTATTGAAGAGCAGGAGACGCGGCTCGCCGATTTGATTCAGCATTTTGATCACTATGATATGACAATCATTGAAGGCTTTAAGAAGGAGAGCTATCCGAAGATTGTGATGATTCGCAATAAAGAGGATCTTGCACTGCTTCAGGATTTGACAGAGATCCGCGCTGTTGTGGTTAGGCAGGAGGCAGAGGAGTGCTTGAACCATGAAGGAATGGTTGCTGCTCTTGCCGACTCCTCGCTGCCTTGCTATAAAGCAGATGAAGCTGAAGAGATTGCGAAGCTTATCGTCTTGTCAATCTTATCTCAAGAGAACTAA
- the xerS gene encoding tyrosine recombinase XerS: MNIQKAIDRKKLDERVVHMPWFVQQFIDYKLPDLSPSTLLEYIRDYETFFSWLRAEGLSSAESNAQVTLLDLETLRMESIVGFRLHLTTRVEGTNSKITVSRKMSSLRSLFHYLSQIAEDEDFYPLLKRNIMAKVEIKRIHKPKDTAAKLKGKLLEEEELLEFIGYIREGYGADVHNNKQALYAHELNKERDACIASLILNSGLRVSEVVNLNIDDLDLANKIIYVFRKGNNDESFKTPVYFREQSKDELFEYLELRQTRYNTPKREKALFVALPNGQKEGKRMTKRAIQAMIIKYAKRFGKPYLTVHKLRHSFATDYYLQNDIYKTKEQLGHASTETTEVYAHLTDKTMSEAIERRADSES, translated from the coding sequence ATGAATATCCAAAAAGCGATCGACCGTAAAAAGCTCGACGAGCGAGTTGTTCATATGCCTTGGTTCGTCCAACAATTTATTGATTATAAGCTGCCGGACCTCTCTCCTTCTACCTTGCTGGAATATATCCGGGACTACGAAACATTTTTCAGCTGGCTGCGCGCCGAGGGCCTCTCCTCCGCAGAAAGCAACGCCCAAGTTACACTGCTTGATTTAGAGACTTTGCGCATGGAGAGCATCGTAGGTTTCCGCTTACACTTGACGACTCGAGTCGAAGGTACCAATTCAAAAATTACTGTCTCTCGCAAAATGTCCTCGCTGCGCTCTCTCTTCCACTATTTGAGTCAAATTGCCGAGGACGAGGATTTCTATCCTCTATTAAAACGCAATATTATGGCTAAGGTTGAAATCAAGCGGATTCATAAACCAAAGGATACCGCGGCCAAACTGAAAGGCAAGCTTTTAGAGGAGGAGGAATTGCTTGAATTTATCGGCTATATCCGTGAAGGTTATGGAGCGGACGTTCATAACAACAAGCAGGCACTCTATGCCCACGAGCTTAACAAAGAAAGAGACGCCTGTATCGCCAGCCTTATTTTGAACTCAGGACTCCGGGTCTCCGAGGTCGTTAACTTGAATATCGATGATCTGGATTTAGCCAATAAAATCATCTATGTATTCCGAAAAGGAAACAATGATGAAAGCTTTAAAACACCTGTCTACTTCCGTGAACAATCCAAGGACGAGCTGTTCGAATATTTGGAGCTGCGCCAAACGCGCTATAATACACCAAAACGGGAAAAAGCGCTTTTCGTCGCTCTCCCAAATGGCCAAAAGGAAGGCAAGCGGATGACGAAGCGAGCGATTCAAGCCATGATTATTAAATATGCCAAACGTTTCGGCAAGCCTTATTTAACCGTGCATAAGCTGCGTCATTCATTCGCAACGGACTACTACCTGCAAAACGACATCTATAAGACGAAAGAGCAGCTAGGCCATGCCTCGACCGAGACGACAGAAGTATATGCGCATCTTACTGACAAAACGATGTCTGAAGCGATTGAGCGGCGAGCCGACTCTGAATCCTAG
- a CDS encoding L-lactate dehydrogenase, protein MTTQLRSSRVVIIGTGAVGATTAYTLLLRERVSELVLIDANKERALGEALDMNHGMPFTGGVKLWAGDYSDCKDADIIIIAAGASQAPGETRIDLLKRNASIFDSIIKNIVKYNDHGIILVATNPVDILSYVSLKKSGFPSNRVIGSGTLLDSARFRYLIGQNKKINPRSIHAHIIGEHGDTEVPLWSLANVAGIDLEFTEEDRTNIFNSTKNAAYEIINAKGATFYAIALALDRIVTSILQDEGSVLNVSTLLNDYNGVSDVYLGVPSIVDRNGVREVLDLKLDGEELEKFQHSANKLKEEIEKLEL, encoded by the coding sequence TTGACAACACAATTACGATCTAGCCGAGTTGTTATTATTGGAACAGGTGCTGTTGGTGCTACTACCGCTTATACATTATTGCTTCGTGAACGGGTATCCGAATTGGTGCTTATCGATGCAAATAAGGAAAGAGCACTTGGAGAAGCACTGGACATGAATCATGGAATGCCTTTTACAGGGGGCGTCAAACTTTGGGCTGGCGATTACAGCGATTGCAAGGATGCTGATATTATCATTATTGCAGCTGGTGCATCCCAGGCCCCTGGCGAGACACGAATTGACTTGCTTAAACGTAATGCAAGCATTTTCGATAGTATCATTAAGAACATAGTCAAGTATAACGATCATGGGATTATCCTCGTAGCGACGAACCCCGTTGACATCCTGTCTTACGTTTCACTGAAGAAAAGCGGTTTCCCTTCCAATCGGGTCATCGGTTCGGGTACTCTGCTGGACAGCGCCCGTTTCCGTTATTTGATCGGCCAGAACAAGAAGATCAATCCGCGCAGCATTCACGCGCATATTATCGGTGAGCATGGCGACACTGAAGTTCCATTGTGGAGTCTTGCTAATGTAGCTGGCATCGATTTGGAATTCACGGAAGAGGATCGAACCAATATTTTTAACAGTACAAAAAATGCGGCCTATGAAATCATCAATGCTAAAGGCGCTACCTTCTATGCGATCGCTCTGGCGCTCGATCGGATCGTCACCTCCATTCTGCAAGACGAAGGCTCGGTGCTTAACGTCTCCACCCTCCTTAATGATTATAACGGGGTATCCGATGTATACCTTGGCGTACCAAGTATCGTAGATCGCAATGGAGTTCGTGAAGTGCTTGATCTGAAACTAGATGGTGAAGAACTGGAAAAGTTCCAGCATTCCGCTAACAAACTAAAGGAAGAAATCGAAAAATTAGAGCTTTAA
- a CDS encoding polysaccharide deacetylase family protein produces MNMKMSNKDNAEHKRKTRKKLNKRLNNPVMILALVLSSVAIIMSAIVATSYIKVQSVNLNIASVVIPKFAGGNEKKLVPHKNSTDAQQRLDEFEATEADFNSVTIDISDNDQGQQSNIETPVSTVQPSTQPKASSPKVAYLTFDDGPSKYMDEIVDILNEYGIHGTFFVIGNQIEGNESSIKSASEQGHYIGLHSMTHDKKILYKSGSSLKFLKEFNKVQSMVEEITGSNPWLIRAPYGSKPQIDKEFRNDIVKAGYKMWDWTVDSKDWKFPDRPDKVLQEIKRQVHREVEVILLHEKKQTVEALPQIIEFLTNKGYAFAVYKPDQHFSVNFANDSRL; encoded by the coding sequence ATGAACATGAAGATGTCGAACAAGGATAACGCGGAGCATAAGAGAAAAACTCGAAAAAAATTGAATAAACGGCTCAACAACCCAGTAATGATACTTGCTTTAGTATTATCCTCTGTTGCAATAATTATGTCCGCAATTGTGGCGACATCTTACATCAAGGTCCAATCCGTAAATTTAAATATCGCCTCTGTCGTAATTCCTAAATTCGCCGGAGGCAACGAGAAAAAGCTTGTACCCCATAAAAACTCCACTGATGCTCAACAACGACTGGATGAATTCGAAGCAACGGAAGCCGATTTCAATTCTGTAACTATCGATATCTCCGATAATGATCAGGGACAGCAGAGCAACATCGAAACTCCTGTAAGTACAGTCCAGCCGTCCACACAGCCTAAAGCATCTTCCCCTAAAGTGGCTTACTTAACTTTCGATGATGGGCCAAGCAAGTATATGGATGAAATTGTAGACATTTTGAATGAATATGGAATCCATGGAACTTTCTTTGTGATCGGCAACCAGATTGAAGGCAACGAGAGCTCGATAAAGTCAGCTTCTGAACAAGGCCATTATATCGGATTACATAGTATGACCCACGATAAAAAGATATTGTACAAAAGCGGAAGCTCACTTAAATTTCTTAAGGAATTCAATAAAGTGCAGAGCATGGTGGAGGAAATTACTGGAAGTAATCCATGGCTGATTCGTGCCCCATACGGTAGTAAACCGCAAATCGACAAGGAGTTCCGGAATGATATCGTTAAAGCTGGATATAAAATGTGGGACTGGACAGTAGACTCCAAGGATTGGAAGTTTCCGGATAGGCCAGATAAAGTGCTTCAGGAGATTAAGCGTCAGGTACATCGGGAAGTGGAAGTTATTTTACTGCATGAGAAAAAACAGACGGTCGAAGCATTGCCGCAGATCATTGAATTTTTAACAAATAAAGGTTATGCCTTTGCGGTGTACAAACCGGATCAGCATTTCTCGGTGAATTTCGCAAACGATTCTCGTCTGTAA
- a CDS encoding VPS10 domain-containing protein, whose translation MLILSLYYKLTGALLISCLLLTSCTSNQNEAISAFQDEEVEEGQTITIENPEVLMEQTSANKEEGKQYQIQTRLTDFHLLTESAGIAWGSTRSELRLYLTQNSGKTWTSISPAASVQFPYHPKYNRDIFFVDASHGWIVRNSVGSSDAIVLRTRDGGATWKIASLPGSDKVVAIYFTDVSHGWILASKVHPEKEEKTLYQTEDGGVTWSKIMTSPSDADAEQDHVLPNSGGEISMIFQDRMTGYVSMISSGIPKLYTTNNGGISWSEVEDFFSTSKYKSCKQFIAGEMQFFSNEPLNGWIPVGCVKEGSTKFNGYYTADNGATWSLAPFSSFWQTGLNEALSPTFVSSEEGWLLHNSKVYHTLDQGQSWNELPKSKVLVEILADYPEIVKLRFSSNQVGWLLVAQSNQKRSLLLQTLDGGITWRVL comes from the coding sequence GTGCTGATATTGAGTTTATACTATAAATTAACCGGGGCGTTGCTGATCTCATGCCTGCTGCTAACATCCTGCACTTCAAATCAGAATGAGGCAATAAGTGCATTTCAGGATGAAGAGGTTGAGGAAGGACAAACCATTACAATAGAGAACCCTGAAGTATTAATGGAACAGACGTCTGCCAATAAGGAGGAGGGGAAGCAATACCAAATCCAAACACGGCTTACTGATTTTCATCTTCTTACTGAGAGTGCAGGCATTGCCTGGGGGTCAACCCGCAGTGAATTACGTCTTTATCTGACTCAGAATAGCGGGAAAACATGGACGAGCATATCTCCAGCTGCCTCTGTACAATTTCCATATCATCCTAAGTATAACCGCGATATTTTCTTTGTTGATGCATCTCATGGCTGGATCGTTCGCAATTCTGTAGGTTCAAGCGATGCTATCGTATTACGTACGCGGGACGGCGGTGCAACCTGGAAGATCGCATCGCTGCCGGGCTCGGATAAAGTTGTTGCGATCTATTTTACGGATGTTAGCCATGGCTGGATATTAGCGTCCAAAGTACACCCGGAAAAGGAAGAGAAAACGTTATATCAAACGGAAGACGGTGGTGTTACCTGGTCTAAAATCATGACCAGTCCGTCTGATGCCGATGCTGAGCAGGACCATGTCCTTCCGAATTCCGGAGGCGAGATATCGATGATCTTTCAGGATCGAATGACTGGTTATGTTAGCATGATCAGCTCCGGCATTCCTAAGCTTTATACTACGAATAATGGAGGCATTAGTTGGTCGGAGGTCGAGGATTTCTTCTCTACGTCCAAATATAAATCTTGCAAGCAGTTTATTGCTGGTGAGATGCAGTTTTTCTCCAATGAGCCTCTAAACGGCTGGATTCCCGTAGGTTGCGTGAAAGAGGGGAGCACAAAATTCAACGGGTATTATACGGCCGACAATGGAGCTACCTGGAGTTTAGCGCCATTTTCGTCATTCTGGCAAACCGGATTGAATGAAGCGCTATCGCCTACTTTTGTAAGCAGCGAGGAAGGGTGGCTATTGCACAATTCAAAGGTTTACCATACTTTAGATCAAGGCCAGAGTTGGAATGAACTTCCGAAAAGCAAGGTGCTTGTAGAGATCTTGGCCGATTACCCGGAGATCGTCAAGCTGAGGTTCTCTTCTAATCAGGTAGGCTGGCTGCTCGTCGCTCAAAGCAATCAGAAGCGCTCTTTATTGCTGCAGACCTTAGACGGGGGTATCACCTGGCGAGTTCTATAA
- a CDS encoding DUF2500 domain-containing protein — MQSWVEMFSVMNTALPIFFIIILGIILISVGRGILRYASNSKQPLLIVPTIIVGKRTEVSHRLNTDTAVSHTDSRYFITFEVESGDRLEFAVTGQEYGQCAEGDQGKLSFQGKRYLGFERLARSSMTIDEGEHDYRRNY, encoded by the coding sequence ATGCAATCTTGGGTGGAAATGTTCAGCGTGATGAATACTGCACTTCCGATTTTCTTCATCATCATCCTAGGGATCATTCTCATTTCTGTGGGCCGGGGAATACTCAGGTACGCGTCTAACTCGAAACAGCCGCTGCTCATTGTTCCAACAATAATCGTTGGTAAACGTACGGAAGTATCTCATCGCCTAAATACGGATACCGCAGTTAGCCATACAGACAGCAGGTACTTTATAACCTTTGAGGTGGAAAGCGGCGATCGCCTTGAGTTTGCAGTGACTGGGCAGGAATATGGACAATGTGCGGAAGGAGATCAGGGTAAGCTTTCTTTTCAGGGTAAGCGTTACTTAGGATTTGAGCGTTTGGCGAGGTCATCAATGACCATCGATGAGGGGGAGCACGATTACAGGCGTAATTATTAG
- a CDS encoding FAD-dependent oxidoreductase, with product MRIAIVGGGLSGLTAAAYLSDSPGIQGTLFERSPQLGGRAFTYEKSGFTLNYGAHAVYGMDRHTLLNMENELNLRFHSKQVDKRNVVYAKHGQLTPAPLDFVNIMKTGVLTTMEKFRFVAEIAAVITNIHQLKNYPTLGDYLNKSNASPDVKELWEHLVSSNFFITPEEARRVSGEVIAEYYQNLFLSHKPVNYILGSWSTITNQLVGKISQNQNWEIAVKEPVESITMENDKFLLHTKTRESLVFDQVIFAMPVQQVAKLLESTPWGNSLEPYKNNTSTEVLVYDVGFSKVLNRPFHYISDMNNKLFISDVSATDHTVVPEGGQLLQGIAYLNDDFVDDDQKKQYLESKTLQMEALFDTYYPGWRDNTTVKRVSKKAMVASVKNIHTNKLLPNQLDQVPFYFCGDGCEGKGELAERAFSSGRKVAQDILASTAQIKALSYS from the coding sequence ATGAGAATCGCGATTGTTGGCGGTGGACTTTCTGGATTAACAGCCGCTGCTTATCTGTCCGACAGTCCGGGTATACAAGGAACATTGTTCGAACGTAGCCCACAGTTGGGTGGAAGAGCCTTTACTTATGAGAAATCAGGTTTCACACTAAATTATGGGGCACATGCAGTTTACGGCATGGACAGACACACGTTGCTTAATATGGAAAATGAGCTCAACCTTCGCTTTCATAGCAAGCAGGTGGATAAGCGTAATGTCGTATATGCTAAACATGGTCAACTTACTCCCGCTCCACTTGATTTCGTAAATATTATGAAGACCGGCGTCCTTACAACGATGGAGAAGTTTCGCTTCGTTGCCGAAATAGCCGCTGTGATCACTAACATTCATCAGTTGAAGAATTACCCGACGTTAGGTGACTATTTGAATAAATCCAATGCCTCCCCTGATGTCAAAGAGCTGTGGGAACATTTAGTTAGCTCTAACTTCTTCATTACTCCTGAAGAAGCGAGGCGAGTGTCGGGCGAGGTGATCGCTGAATATTATCAGAACCTGTTTCTCTCCCATAAGCCGGTTAACTACATTCTTGGCAGCTGGTCCACCATCACAAATCAGTTAGTGGGTAAAATTTCCCAGAACCAGAATTGGGAAATTGCCGTAAAGGAACCTGTTGAGTCGATCACGATGGAAAATGACAAATTTCTACTTCATACTAAAACTCGCGAATCATTAGTCTTTGATCAAGTCATTTTCGCCATGCCAGTACAGCAGGTTGCCAAGCTGCTAGAATCAACACCATGGGGCAATTCGCTTGAACCCTACAAGAATAATACATCCACTGAAGTACTTGTATATGATGTTGGATTCTCCAAGGTTCTCAATCGTCCTTTCCATTATATAAGTGACATGAACAACAAACTGTTTATCAGTGACGTTTCGGCTACAGATCATACTGTTGTCCCTGAGGGCGGTCAGTTACTGCAAGGCATCGCCTATTTAAACGATGATTTCGTAGATGATGATCAGAAGAAACAATATCTAGAGAGCAAAACCTTACAAATGGAAGCGCTTTTCGACACATACTATCCGGGTTGGCGCGATAATACAACCGTCAAGCGGGTAAGCAAAAAAGCAATGGTCGCTAGCGTAAAGAATATCCACACAAATAAGCTTCTGCCGAATCAGCTGGATCAAGTTCCATTCTATTTCTGTGGAGACGGCTGCGAGGGTAAGGGCGAACTGGCAGAACGGGCATTCTCGAGTGGACGCAAAGTCGCCCAGGATATTCTGGCAAGCACGGCCCAAATCAAAGCACTATCTTATTCTTAA
- a CDS encoding cell wall hydrolase, with translation MAVIKANSGDIRLLARLMRAEAEGEGEQGMMMVGNVGVNRILGNCLDFRDIRNMNQMVFQSPGGFEATQKGYFYQRARNADIRLAERVVNGERVWPASNALWFFRPAGDCPATWYNQQNTGRFKSHCFFTPSFDDCPSVF, from the coding sequence TTGGCTGTCATAAAAGCAAACTCTGGGGATATCAGACTGTTGGCTCGACTCATGCGCGCTGAAGCTGAGGGGGAAGGTGAGCAGGGCATGATGATGGTCGGCAATGTTGGAGTTAACCGTATTCTTGGCAATTGCCTCGACTTTAGAGACATACGCAACATGAATCAAATGGTATTCCAATCACCAGGCGGATTTGAAGCTACTCAGAAAGGGTATTTCTATCAAAGAGCCCGTAATGCCGACATACGCTTAGCAGAGAGGGTAGTTAACGGAGAGCGTGTATGGCCTGCCAGTAACGCATTATGGTTTTTCAGGCCCGCAGGCGATTGCCCGGCTACATGGTACAATCAGCAGAACACAGGAAGGTTTAAGTCTCATTGTTTCTTTACCCCTAGTTTTGATGATTGTCCATCCGTATTCTAG
- the gerQ gene encoding spore coat protein GerQ, with protein MYNPNYQPVTYKIGSGQSGAYGGGSSYPAQYSMQGGMSYPPQVPSGSPMTTAGTVVPTAIPQFEQSYIENILRLNLGKIGTFYMTYENNSEWNAKVFKGVLEAAGRDHIIISDPTTGVRTILLMVNFDYATFDEPLAYQYPGTIGNPQSAR; from the coding sequence ATGTACAATCCAAACTATCAGCCCGTGACTTATAAAATTGGCAGTGGCCAATCTGGTGCCTACGGCGGTGGGAGCAGTTATCCTGCTCAATATTCAATGCAAGGTGGAATGTCTTATCCGCCCCAGGTACCCAGCGGCAGCCCGATGACGACGGCGGGGACAGTTGTTCCGACAGCGATTCCTCAGTTTGAGCAATCGTATATCGAGAACATTTTACGTTTGAATTTAGGCAAGATAGGCACTTTTTACATGACCTATGAGAATAACTCCGAATGGAACGCAAAAGTATTTAAAGGGGTACTCGAAGCTGCGGGCCGTGATCATATTATTATCAGCGATCCGACAACTGGAGTACGTACGATTCTACTTATGGTGAACTTCGATTATGCTACTTTCGATGAGCCATTGGCTTACCAATATCCAGGAACGATCGGAAATCCGCAATCAGCAAGATAA